One genomic segment of Solidesulfovibrio magneticus RS-1 includes these proteins:
- a CDS encoding transposase, giving the protein MALIRKAKAELEAQAQERTKEQEAAQKAREREEQKTGKKKRGPKPKTINQEVDSEAKANLTDPESRIMKTRKGFIQGYNAQTVVSQDQVIIACDVVSECNDFGQLKPMVELAEANLYEIGEEPDKILADAGYCSQANLEYMDQPGSADPYIAVKKDHKQRCENVAAPRGRIPKDMSLKERMERKLRTKVGKALYRLRGQIAEAPYGQIKDCRNLAKFLLRGLEKVGGEFDLWCLTHNILKLYRHILVAT; this is encoded by the coding sequence TTGGCGCTGATTCGCAAGGCCAAAGCCGAACTTGAGGCCCAGGCCCAGGAACGGACCAAGGAGCAGGAAGCCGCTCAGAAGGCTCGCGAACGTGAGGAGCAGAAGACGGGTAAAAAGAAGCGGGGACCTAAACCCAAGACCATCAATCAGGAAGTCGACAGCGAGGCCAAGGCCAATCTGACCGACCCTGAAAGCCGGATAATGAAGACGCGCAAGGGGTTCATCCAGGGGTACAACGCCCAGACCGTGGTGAGCCAGGACCAAGTCATCATTGCCTGCGACGTGGTTAGTGAATGCAATGATTTTGGACAGTTGAAACCAATGGTTGAGTTGGCCGAGGCAAATCTTTACGAGATCGGGGAAGAGCCGGATAAGATTCTGGCCGATGCTGGTTATTGCAGCCAAGCCAACCTGGAATACATGGATCAGCCTGGTTCTGCCGACCCTTATATTGCCGTGAAGAAGGATCATAAGCAGCGCTGTGAGAATGTCGCGGCTCCCCGAGGGCGCATCCCCAAAGACATGAGCCTGAAGGAGCGAATGGAACGAAAGCTTAGGACCAAGGTCGGGAAAGCATTGTACCGACTTCGAGGTCAAATCGCAGAAGCTCCTTATGGTCAAATAAAGGACTGTCGTAATCTGGCAAAATTTCTGCTTCGTGGTCTTGAAAAAGTAGGTGGTGAATTTGATCTATGGTGCTTAACGCACAATATCCTCAAGCTCTATAGACATATCTTGGTGGCCACCTAG
- a CDS encoding IS66 family transposase: protein MIKALVPPEKRTGFGPRLSANIAELCGIHGDSRRAVQDYLLSVFGLPISQGGIQKVIDRVSQAIKPHYDSIAKVARSAPVGHVDETSWRRKAKLVWLWVLASSRAALFMIHPRRSKAAFEELVQGWSGILVADGYAVYRQWVGLRQACLAHLIREAEGLASPR from the coding sequence ATGATCAAAGCTCTGGTCCCGCCAGAGAAACGCACGGGCTTTGGACCCCGGCTTTCGGCCAACATCGCCGAGCTTTGCGGCATCCATGGGGACAGCCGTCGCGCTGTGCAGGACTACCTCTTGTCCGTCTTCGGCCTGCCCATCAGCCAAGGCGGGATTCAGAAAGTCATTGATCGGGTCTCTCAAGCCATCAAGCCACATTACGATAGCATCGCCAAGGTCGCGAGGAGCGCGCCGGTTGGACATGTTGACGAGACCTCTTGGCGTCGCAAGGCCAAACTGGTCTGGCTTTGGGTTCTGGCCAGTTCCCGCGCCGCATTGTTCATGATCCATCCCAGGCGCTCTAAAGCCGCGTTCGAGGAGCTTGTCCAGGGATGGTCCGGCATTCTGGTCGCCGACGGTTACGCCGTGTATCGCCAATGGGTGGGGCTGCGACAGGCCTGTCTGGCGCACCTGATCCGCGAGGCTGAGGGGTTGGCCTCCCCAAGGTAG
- the tnpA gene encoding IS66 family insertion sequence element accessory protein TnpA, with translation MAASATEHRSEKAAYWAGHFESWRGSGLSQGAYCRRHDLSPSSWGYWRKRLARSADEEPAPCFAIVPVSLSASPQADMATAPEPMLVHVGNAFRIEIRGDFAAPVLEKLVRTLARL, from the coding sequence ATGGCAGCATCAGCAACGGAGCATAGATCAGAGAAGGCGGCGTATTGGGCTGGACATTTTGAGTCTTGGCGAGGCAGTGGTCTGAGCCAGGGGGCTTACTGCCGGCGGCATGACCTTTCCCCAAGTTCATGGGGCTATTGGCGGAAGCGTTTGGCGAGATCGGCCGACGAAGAGCCAGCGCCTTGCTTCGCAATCGTCCCTGTGTCGCTGTCCGCGTCGCCCCAGGCGGACATGGCAACCGCGCCTGAGCCGATGCTGGTGCACGTGGGCAACGCCTTTCGCATTGAGATCAGAGGCGACTTCGCCGCGCCGGTGCTGGAAAAGCTTGTCCGCACGCTGGCTCGGTTATGA
- the tnpB gene encoding IS66 family insertion sequence element accessory protein TnpB (TnpB, as the term is used for proteins encoded by IS66 family insertion elements, is considered an accessory protein, since TnpC, encoded by a neighboring gene, is a DDE family transposase.), translating into MMLPANDVRVYLALGATDMRKAIDGLSILVSQQLTLDPFAGHLFGFCNRSRTIVKLLYWDRNGFCLWQKRLERHVFRWPTHEAEVLSIDSRQLAWLLDGLDPLAVKGHSRLEYSTLF; encoded by the coding sequence ATGATGCTGCCGGCAAACGACGTTCGGGTTTACTTGGCCCTGGGGGCCACGGACATGCGCAAGGCCATCGACGGCCTGTCCATCCTGGTGTCACAGCAGCTTACGCTCGATCCGTTCGCCGGCCACTTGTTCGGATTTTGTAACCGCAGTCGGACTATCGTCAAGCTGCTCTACTGGGATCGCAATGGCTTTTGTCTCTGGCAAAAGCGCCTGGAGCGCCATGTGTTTCGCTGGCCAACTCACGAGGCCGAGGTGCTGTCCATCGACTCCAGGCAGCTCGCTTGGCTGCTCGACGGACTTGATCCTCTGGCCGTGAAAGGGCATTCCCGGCTAGAGTATTCGACGCTCTTTTGA
- the tnpC gene encoding IS66 family transposase, with product MDINSLPDDPAVLKSVIADHRTQIAQLEQRLRLLNLIIYGPKSEKTPRTGQEQQLSLFDEAEQTVEEHKPQTFEEACAPAGTRRKRGRRPIPADLPRVEIIHDLPESEKACPCGAELVRIGEEVSEKLDIVPAKIQVIRHIRPKYACRTCEGVEDDGPTVKTAPMPPQIIPQGIVTTGLLAHVAVAKYADALPLYRQEDQFARLGLYISRGTLAGWMIRVAKACEPLIDMIIAEIRSGPIVNMDETTVQVLRELDRANTSKSYMWVAQGGTPGKPVVLFRYHPTRAGSVAAEILGDFKGYLQTDGYTGRCKKLFPAILPRR from the coding sequence GTGGACATCAATTCCCTTCCTGACGACCCCGCCGTTCTCAAGAGTGTCATTGCCGATCATCGGACGCAAATTGCCCAATTGGAGCAGCGCCTTCGGCTCCTGAACTTGATCATTTACGGTCCCAAATCCGAGAAAACCCCCCGTACCGGCCAGGAGCAGCAGCTTTCCCTCTTCGACGAAGCCGAACAGACTGTGGAGGAGCACAAGCCGCAGACTTTCGAGGAGGCCTGCGCTCCGGCGGGCACCCGCCGCAAACGCGGCCGTCGCCCCATCCCTGCGGATCTGCCCCGGGTGGAGATCATCCACGACCTGCCGGAATCGGAGAAGGCCTGCCCCTGCGGCGCTGAGCTGGTCCGCATCGGTGAGGAAGTCAGCGAAAAGCTCGACATCGTACCGGCCAAAATCCAGGTCATCCGCCACATCCGGCCAAAATACGCCTGCCGGACCTGCGAAGGTGTGGAGGACGATGGGCCGACGGTGAAAACCGCGCCCATGCCGCCCCAAATCATCCCCCAGGGCATCGTGACCACGGGCCTTTTGGCCCATGTCGCCGTGGCCAAGTATGCCGACGCGCTGCCCCTGTACCGCCAGGAGGATCAGTTCGCTCGCCTGGGGCTGTACATCTCTCGGGGAACCCTGGCCGGCTGGATGATCCGCGTGGCCAAGGCCTGCGAGCCGCTCATCGACATGATCATCGCTGAAATTCGTTCCGGGCCCATCGTCAACATGGACGAAACCACGGTCCAGGTGCTGCGCGAGCTGGACCGGGCCAACACCAGCAAGTCGTACATGTGGGTCGCCCAGGGCGGAACACCGGGAAAGCCGGTCGTCCTGTTTCGCTATCATCCGACCCGCGCCGGCAGCGTGGCTGCGGAAATTCTTGGCGACTTCAAAGGCTATCTCCAAACTGACGGCTACACAGGCCGTTGCAAAAAGCTGTTTCCGGCTATTCTCCCCCGCAGATGA
- a CDS encoding transposase: MGLGRQGDQQGTMYLAWDEIPRSRGHAFYDRLQQTLRKAAFDGFAEKLCKPFYSDKGRPSIPPGRYFRMHLVGYFEGIDSERGIEWRCADSLSLRDFLQLSPKESVPDHSSLSRTRSRLPLATHQEVFTWVLKVLSKDGLVLGGRIGVDASTMEANAALKTIVRRDTGESYRKMLLRMAKESGIDSPTDEDLARMDRKRVGKTLSNKDWQSQVDPEAKIAKMKDGRTHLAYKPEHAVDLDTGAVVAVEVHEADKGDTSTLQKTLKAAQESLRRVTSTPPCPDDPAELVADKGYFSRDVLKDLDGGPWRTRIAEPKRNGLNSWRGDHEARRAVYNNRIRISSMVGKAMGKQRTELVERSFEHTLDRSGGMRRVWLRGRENIQKRYLLHVAGFNLGLLMRVKTGHGTPRGWASAWLALIWPNQHPSMAYLAIVMVVEGRCCGIMPIAVICGGE, translated from the coding sequence ATGGGGCTTGGCCGTCAGGGTGATCAGCAGGGGACGATGTATCTGGCCTGGGATGAGATTCCTCGGTCTCGTGGGCACGCTTTTTACGATCGTCTCCAGCAGACTCTCCGGAAAGCCGCCTTCGATGGTTTCGCCGAGAAGCTGTGCAAGCCCTTCTATTCCGACAAGGGGCGTCCCTCCATTCCGCCTGGCCGGTATTTTCGGATGCACCTCGTGGGGTATTTCGAGGGCATCGACAGCGAGCGCGGCATTGAGTGGCGCTGCGCCGATTCGCTTTCCCTCCGGGATTTTCTCCAGCTTTCGCCCAAGGAGTCTGTGCCGGATCATTCCTCGCTCAGTCGGACACGGTCCCGTCTGCCGCTGGCGACCCACCAAGAGGTTTTCACCTGGGTTCTCAAGGTGCTCAGCAAGGATGGCTTGGTCCTTGGAGGCCGCATTGGCGTGGACGCTTCGACCATGGAGGCCAACGCGGCGCTCAAAACCATCGTGCGCCGGGACACGGGTGAGAGCTACCGCAAGATGCTCCTGCGCATGGCTAAGGAGAGCGGCATCGACTCTCCGACGGATGAGGATCTGGCTCGCATGGACCGCAAGCGCGTCGGCAAGACGCTTTCGAACAAGGACTGGCAGTCGCAGGTCGATCCCGAGGCGAAGATCGCCAAGATGAAGGATGGCCGAACGCATCTGGCGTACAAGCCGGAGCACGCGGTGGACCTGGACACCGGCGCGGTCGTGGCGGTCGAGGTGCATGAAGCGGACAAGGGGGACACTTCGACTCTGCAAAAGACGCTGAAAGCCGCTCAAGAAAGTTTGCGACGGGTCACTTCCACACCGCCATGCCCGGACGATCCTGCGGAACTGGTCGCGGACAAGGGCTATTTCTCCCGGGATGTCCTCAAAGACCTGGACGGAGGGCCATGGCGGACGAGAATCGCCGAACCCAAGCGCAACGGCCTGAACTCCTGGCGTGGCGATCATGAGGCGCGGCGCGCCGTGTACAACAACCGAATCCGGATATCGTCGATGGTCGGGAAGGCCATGGGAAAACAGCGGACGGAACTGGTCGAAAGAAGCTTCGAGCATACGCTGGACCGGTCTGGCGGTATGCGCCGGGTCTGGCTCCGGGGACGGGAGAACATCCAGAAACGGTATCTGCTCCATGTGGCCGGTTTCAATCTCGGCCTGCTGATGCGGGTCAAGACCGGCCATGGCACCCCCAGGGGCTGGGCCAGTGCCTGGCTTGCGCTCATTTGGCCCAATCAGCATCCCTCAATGGCCTATTTGGCCATCGTCATGGTGGTCGAAGGACGATGCTGTGGAATCATGCCCATCGCCGTCATCTGCGGGGGAGAATAG
- a CDS encoding DUF6444 domain-containing protein has protein sequence MASAKLITPEVVRHTPWPMLGFVHELTVENRKLRLEIEALQAKLNQNSANSNKPPSSDSPFKPRAKKTNKTEPRKKRIGVRQQCLRPTEITELHPGPCACGCPDLIDPEPYYIHQHIEIPEPRLDVEHIILYQGRCSVSAQ, from the coding sequence ATGGCGTCTGCCAAGCTCATTACGCCTGAAGTGGTCAGGCACACACCGTGGCCCATGCTGGGCTTCGTCCATGAACTGACTGTCGAGAACCGGAAGCTCCGGCTCGAAATTGAAGCACTTCAGGCCAAGCTCAATCAGAATTCCGCTAATTCCAACAAGCCGCCGTCATCAGACAGCCCTTTCAAGCCCAGGGCGAAGAAGACCAACAAGACCGAACCCCGCAAAAAACGCATCGGTGTCCGCCAGCAGTGTCTTCGGCCCACGGAAATCACGGAACTTCATCCCGGTCCGTGTGCATGCGGCTGCCCCGACCTGATTGATCCCGAGCCCTACTACATCCATCAACACATCGAGATTCCCGAGCCCAGGCTCGATGTGGAACACATCATCCTTTACCAAGGCCGTTGCTCTGTAAGCGCTCAATAA